The Solanum lycopersicum chromosome 6, SLM_r2.1 genome has a window encoding:
- the LOC138349257 gene encoding uncharacterized protein has protein sequence MISQAVSKVKLIQERLLAVKIRQKSYADNQRRDLEFQIGDWVFLKVSPMKGVMRFGRKGKLSPRYIRPYQIVDMIGKVTYELDVPSELEVVIEELSYEEKPLAILDRQVKKVTYLGCGFRQSVVAK, from the exons aTGATTTCGCAAGCTGTTtccaaggtgaagcttattcaagaaagattattagcagtcAAGattcgacagaagtcatatgcagataatcagcgtcgagatttggagtttcagattggtgactgggtattcctgaaggtatcacccatgaagggtgtgatgagattcggcaggaaggggaagctcagccCGAGATACATtaggccttatcagattgttgaTATGATAGGCAAGGTTACCTATGAGTTGGATGTACCATCTGAATTGGAGGTG gtaatagaggagttgtcatatgaggagaaacccttagctatacttgatcgtcaaGTTAAAAAGGTTACGTACttaggatgtggcttccgtcaaagtgttgtggcaaaataa